In Mucilaginibacter sp. KACC 22063, the genomic stretch ACCAGGCGCAGGTGCGCGGCCTGCTTCAGATCAGCGGAGATCAATTCAACTACACACTCTCCGCCCTGAAATTCGCGCGTAAAGCCAATGGTGTATCTCAAATGCATACGCAGGTGGCTAGCCGTATGTGGGATGGTAACACCGGCATCTGCCCCATCATCGCGATCACGAATGCGCAAAACCAGGACTATTGGGCGGATGCTGCCTTAGGCGGAGCTATTCAGCGCAATGACGTCAGGGAATTCAGTAAGCGCAAAAAAGAACTCAAGCGCGAATTATTCCAGATCGTAGCGGATCAATGCGGCAAATTATTTCAGGAAGATGTGCTGACCATTGTTTGGGCGCGTCGTTTCGCAGGCTATAAACGGCCCGAATTGCTGATGTTGGACTGGGACCGTTTCGTTCAGTTGGTTTCCCAGATAAGGTACCCGGTCCAGGTGATCTGGGCGGGAAAGCCTTATCCTGGCGACGAAGGCGGCATAGCACAGTTTAACCGGCTTATCGACCGCACAGGCGCTTTTGTGAACTGTGCGGTGCTGACAGGCTATGAACTGCAGCTATCAGGCGTTTTGAAGCGCGGTGCCGACGTGTGGCTGAATACACCGCGCTTATATCATGAGGCTTCGGGAACCAGCGGCATGACCGCAGCTATGAACGGAACGATCAACCTGACCATCCCGGATGGTTGGGTTCCGGAGTTTGCCCGTGACCAGGTCAATTGTTTTTGCATCCCCACCGCCCCGCCGGAACTGACGGAAACGGAAAAGGACCAATGGGAGAATAGGGCCTTGTCCGAAGTGCTGGTGCAACGGGTGCTGCCCCTGTATTATGACCGCCCGGAAGATTGGTTTCAGATGGCCCGCACTGCTTTCGACCATATCAATCCGGCTTTTGAAAGTGATCGTTTGGCCAGGCAGTATTACCAGGAACTTTACGGTGAGCAGCCGCATGGGACAGGATGACGAGGGCATGTTTTGCCGGCACAGATTGCCAATTTGAACTTAAACAATGCAAGCAAGTATGAAAAAGATCCTCCTCATCAATGATGGTTCAACAGCCGTAGGTTTGGCTGCAAAACTGGCGCTGCAGGTGGTGAAAGCCATGCAGGCGGAGATCCTGATAGTTCAAACTTATGGCCAGGCCAAGGCACACCCCGCCAGGGTACTGGCCGGCGCCAGCGGTTTGGTCGAGGAAGGTTTGCAACCTGAAACTGACCGGCTTTCCCGGTTATTGCAGCAGCTGAATGATGGTTTCCAGCCGGTTATTTCCCTTGAGGAGTTCCCGGTAACTGATGCAAGTACCATGGCTGACATGGCCTTGCGTACCGATTGCTGGATGATTATCAGGGGTTGCGGCAAGATGCCGCCCGGCTATTCCCCACTTGATTTTCAAAGCCTGCTTAACCGGCTGCGTTGCCCGCTGTTAATGGTGCCGGAAAACTGGTCTGGTGATTGGGTTCGCCGTATCACCTATATGGCAGATCTCCGGTATTGCCGTCAGAACATTATGCGCTATCTGTCCGAATGGGCGATCGCTACGCAGGCGGGGCTTTCCCTTGCTCATTTCAGCAAAAAAGGACTGGTTCCAATAGTTGAAAGTTACGGATTACGGCTATTTGCAGACATTAGGCGCCAGTTACCTGGCAGTGCGCTAACCTTTAATAATATTCAGGAGCCCGACATCCACCGGGCGCTGGATGTGCTGATCAACGGCCTCCATAATGACCTGCTTGTTCTGATCAATCACAGGGTTCACTTTAAAGAAATCATCGGCGAGCGCCTGACCAGTCAGTTACCGGCAGGTATCAGTATACCCATACTGTTATTTCCTCTATAACGACATGTCATGCAAACGAAAGCTGATGCATCATTTCCATTTTGGAACGTGGATATCCAGGCGGCACTGAACCGGCTGGGCGCCCATGCAGGTGGTTTATCGAGCCGGGAAGCAGCCGGGCGGCTCCGGACTTTTGGGCCGAACACTATAAAATCAAAAACTTCCCGACAGTTGATCTTGCTGTTACTGTCACAATTTAAAAGCCCGGTTACTATCCTGCTAATCATAGCGGCCCTGCTGGCGGCGGGCCTGGGCGATACGGCAGATGCAATCATCATCCTTGGCATCGTTCTACTCAGCGGCTTCCTGGGTTTCTGGCAGGAAAAAGGTGCTGCTCAGGCGATCAGGAGCCTGCTCCGGATAGTGCAGTTGAATTGTATTGTAGTCCGGGATGGCCAACCGGTAAGCATCCCGGTAACGGCTGTTGTTCCTGGAGATGTTGTGCAATTATCTGCTGGCGACCTGATCCCGGGAGATAGTCTGTTGTTATTGGCATCGGCGCTTTTTGTTGATGAGGCGGCCTTTACCGGGGAAACTTTTCCTGTTGAAAAATCCTGCGGCGTGGTACCCGCTGATATCCCTTTGTCTAAAAGAACAAACGCTTTGTTCATGGGCAGCCATGTGGTAAGCGGAACTGCGCGTGCGCTGGTAATTACTACCGGTACAGCAACCGAGTTCGGCAAATTGTCTGCAAGTCTGGAAAGTGCTATACCTGAAACTGATTTTGAAAGGGGTATCCGAAAGTTCGGCTATCTGCTGATGGAAATTACATTATTATTGGTCATCATCATTTTTGCCTTAAACGTTTGGCTACATAAGCCGGTGCTGGACTCTTTTCTGTTTTCACTGGCACTGGCAGTAGGGCTTACGCCGCAATTGTTACCAGCCATTATCAGTGTTAACCTGGCAACGGGTGCCAGAAAGATGGCCAGAAAACAGGTGGTGGTTAAAAGGCTTTCAGCCATTGAGAACTTCGGCAGTATGAATGTACTATGTACGGATAAAACGGGGACGATTACTGCAGGTAATGTGGTGCTGAACGATGCACTGGACTGCGATGGTCAGCCCAGCTCACGTGTTTTACGAGACGCCTGGCTGAATGCCGCATTGCAACAAGGCTTTCACAACCCCATCGACAAAGCTATTTGCCAGGCCTATTCAGGTGACGCCACACATCCGCCGGCTACGGCAGAGATACCATACGACTTTTACCGCAAAAAGTTAAGTATACAGGTGGAGGAAGCTGGTCAATCTCGAATGATTACCAAAGGTGCTTTTAATGCCATTCTGGACAGCTGTTCCAGCTGGGAAAGTAACGGCGGAACCCTACCACTGACACAAGAGACCAAACACGGCTTGTTACAACGTTATAAGGAACTAAGCCAAAGTGGCTACCGAACGTTAGGACTGGCCTCTACGCCGATCCCGGACCATCACAAGATCACCCGGGAGGATGAGTCAGCGATGACTTTCCTGGGCTTTATCACCCTGTTCGATCCGTTGAAACCCGACAGCGCCGCCACGCTTTCCCAGTTGCAACAAACCGGCGTACATCTGAAGATCATCACCGGTGATAATGCCCTGATCGCCCGACATATTGCACAACTGCTGCAGATCCCCGATCCACGGATATTGACCGGGGCTGACATGCGCCAAATGAGCCAGGCGGCCCTGCTGCACGCCGCTCCGCGTACGGATATTTTCGCTGAAGTAGAGCCTAATCAAAAGGAACGTATCATTCTCCTGCTAAAGAAAGCCGGGTACGTGGTTGGCTTTATGGGCGACGGCATTAATGACGCCCCCGCCCTGCATGCCGCAGATGTAGGCATTTCGGTAAATACCGCGGTCGACGTAGCCAAGGAGGCGGCAGACATTGTACTTCTGGAGCGCGGCTTGCAGGTTTTACTGGATGGAATTGAAGAAGGGCGTAAAACTTTTGCTAATACGATGAAATACGTCTTCATGACCACCAGTGCCAACTTCGGGAATATGTTTAGCATGGCCGGGGCCTCGCTTTTCCTGCCGTTCCTGCCTTTGCTGCCGAAACAGGTGCTGCTGACCAACCTGCTGACGGATTTCCCGGAAATGGCTATTGCAAGCGACCGGGTAGACAGCGCCCAACTTGCTTCGCCACAACACTGGGATATGGCTTTTATCCGCCGGTTTATGCTCACCTTTGGGTTACTAAGTTCTGTATTCGATTACCTTACCTTTGGCTGTCTGCTGCTGTTCTTTAATGCCAATGAAGCAGTATTTCAAACCGGCTGGTTTACTGAGTCGGTTATTTCAGCAGTACTGATCGTGCTGGTGGTACGTACCCGCAAAACCTTCTTCCGGAGCCTGCCCGGCAATGCCCTGCTGGCTGCCAGTAGCGTGATCGTTTTAGTCGTGTGCCTGATTCCTTTTTCTCCGCTGGCCAGGTGGTTTGGCTTTACGCCTCTACCGGTGAGGCTGTATGGCTGGGTAACCCTGCTTGTGGTTGCTTATATGTTTTTTGCCGAATTGCTCAAATATTGGTTTTACCGTAAACTGCTGGCACGAGCCAGCAAAAAGAAATCGCTATTTTTTTAATCTCGCTCCGAATGATGACGTCTGTCACGACCGGAAGTACTCGTACGGAAATTTAAAGCAAACAAGAGCGATAAAAACGATCACTGCAGGCAGATCTCCAACTCATCCATGCTTTGAAGAATGGCCAGGCGTTTTTCTGCAACTCACCTTATCCCCGGTCAAAACACAAACGATTTTCTTTCAATTAAGCGAGGAGTTGCTGCAACTGTGCAGTGGCACGCTGAAGGGCGCGAAGCCTGAATTGGGATCAAGTAAATTATTCTGCTTGATCCAGTAAAACCTATGATCAGTAAAACTTAATTAATGATTTTTCAAAAATCCACTTGAGTAGCTTATTAAACGAAAAAAGCCTCAACAAATGAGGCTTTTTTCGGACCGGACTGGTCTTTTTTTGCGGAATGGACGGGTCATGAACTTTATTCACAACAATCTCATTATCAATATGTTACAAATGTATTTATCAAGTACTTTACGAATCACGCAATTACTGCTGGAATGACTCTAAATCGTTACGTAAATGTACAATTTCTTTCGGAAACTAACAATTTGCAACGAAAAAAGTCTGTTAGCAAGATATTGGCACATTTAATTTATACATCCATTAAGGCACTGTAAATCAAATAGATAATATGGTTTTTAATGACTAAATAGATGAAAGCAACTGTCCCTAAAAACCATGAACCCTGCCTTTAACGCGCTGGTTTACAGGCCTATCCTTATTGCTTTTATCGAAGACTTTACGAATGACGCAATAGGAATTTTTGGCATTTTTGGATAAATCTCCTGTTTAATCAAATTAATCATTTCATTAGCCTTCAATAAGTCATTTATGCCCTTTATTGATTCATTAATTAAACACCAAGGTAGATGTTCAGAATGCCTGAAAAATTATGATAGTACCTTCAGCTTACTCACCAGGTCATGGAAATACTGGGGAGACCAAATGTCGAGCACTTTCGGGTCTTTTATAAAACGCCTGATATCATTTATTACATAATCCATTTTTACAGCATCAATTTTTTGTTTAAGCAATTCTCTAAATTCCGCCTCTGTGATTTCGTCTTTATCCCAATCTCCGCTGTCCTTTGCCCGGATCACAAAATGACTTAAATTAAGCGGTATGCCTTTCCGGATATACCATTCCATATCATACCAATCTCTGCCTTTAACATTTTTACCCCACTTACGGAATAGCAAAGCGTGCATCTTTCCTGCGAAAAGGTTAGGAAGTGTTAAGCACTTTACATAAAATGATGCAGGTCGCAACAATAATTTTTCTTCAGTATCAAACCCCAAAGGCGGTTCACGGTCTACTTCAATCTTTATTGTGATGTTAGCTACTTGATTAAGACCGCTTTGTGGAATAATATTCTCCAGCACAAGTTCTTTCCAAATCGTTTCAGACTTTAAAAAAGCGGAATCTATATTGGTCAAATTTGTTTTTTGCTTTTCCCTTATCGCTACCTGCATTCCAAGCGAACTGAATTCACTGATAATAGCGTCTTGGTATTTACCTAATGAAAACTGAGGATCAGCAGCTAGCAGTGAAAAATCAAGGTCCTCGGAAAACCTGTCGAGGCCATAAAATATTCTTAAAGCGGTACCACCATAAAACGCTGCCTTTTCAAAAAAACCGGCACGTGATAGTCCAGCCAGCGCAATTTCCTGCATGACTTCCCTCAAAGCATCGTTGGCATCCTGCTGATTGGTTGGCTTATATTCTTCTATCCACTCCTTGATCATAAATTTTTAATCATTTTAATAAGCATATTTAAGCTATCACTTTTGGGGGCATCCGATACCCAGCTCTCCATTTTCTTGATATCAAAATTTTTCAAAGATGATTCTTCGATCCTTAAATCTTCCAACAAATATGCTGTAACCTGCGTAATACTTCTTAGCAAGATGCCTGATGTACTTACAACTTTATCACATAATGCCTTCTCAGGGGATGCAAATATGGCATGTTGATCCTTTGACAACTTAATCATACTTAATCCAAAAGCATAATAGGGTAAAGGCAGGTGTGTATAAGTAAATATTCCAGCAGGAGTATTAAATTCTTTGGATGATTTTGTTGTCATAGAAGCGGTTTCATATACCCGCTCAGGAATGAGGCCATAGTAAGATAAGGCGGTTTCCAGCGAAACGTAACTTGGGCCATATATATGATTAGCCAGTAATCCGCTTTCCGGCTTTCGCCCCTTAATATTAGGCCCGGCGATATACAATCCCTTTTTTATGGATTCGAGAACTCCTTCAGCTCGAAGTGACTTGATTTTATCATTTGGACGCTTGTAATCCTTTAAGAAGGACATCATTAACTGATGCGTCAGTGGCTGCGAAGAATATTCTCTGATATTTTGGTTAACATCCATATCATCATGTAAGAAAATAATCAGATAAACTAATATATTCGTTTATCTGATTGCAAAATTACAATATATTTTGCAGTATGCAAAATAATCAATAGATAGTCGAAAAATATTCGATTATCTATTAAAAATTATACATTTCAAATTTTGGAGTTGTAAATTAATATATTGTGGCTAACTAATATTTGTCTTTTGTTACTACATGAACAGATAATTAATTCATGGGAAAAATGAACACAAACAGCACACATGTTCATTTTTTCTCATTAATTGGACATGTAATTATAATTTGAGGAGCAAATCTGAAACAAAAAGATCAAAAGAAATATAAAGGGAACTATTATAATGGTTTTAAACGTTTTGGTTCATTAACACAATTAACATAGTAAACTAGGCATTTCGATAGCGTTACTTTTCAAAGTTGCCTCTGAAAATAAGAATATTTAAACCTAAATAGAATCACTATAATGTTTTATATAATAAACAGCTTAACTAATTTTGTTTATTATATAAAACATTATGAAACAACAATCAGCACTTCTACCTAAAGCGCAAAAGGTACTTAATGATCTTGGTGAGAACATTAAGCTTGCCCGTTTACGGAGAAAGCTGAGCACTGCCCAAATTTTAGAACGGGCCGGCATTAGCCGGGCTACTTATGGCAAATCGAAAAGGGCACGCCAACTGTGGCCATGGGAGCTTATTTCCAAGTGTTATTTGTTATGGGACTGGAAAAAGATTTCCTGAAAGTGGCTTTAGATGACGAGTTAGGCAGAAAGCTGCAGGATGCTGGTTTACTAACTAAAAAACGAGCCCCTAAAAAATAATCTTATAGCAAAAAGAATTTTGGTTTATGCGGACTGGCATGGATTGCCGGAAACTATTTAGGTTGGGACACTAAATGCCGAAACAAAACGCGGAAAGGAATATTTTCTTTCGAATATATGCCGAAATAAACCTTGTTGTCGCTGGCGGATTTAATGGTAAAGTTATGCTGATAATCAATGACGATGTGGCCGGATATAGAAAAATTAATGCGGCCACATCTATAAGATAATGTTCAGTTATCCTTTGTTAACCAAAGAATGTAGCCCATTCATTCCTGAATGTTGCAATTCGAGCGACCGACTAATAAATGCGCTGCAATTGGGCTTAATTATATCAATATGTACCAATCTTTGATCATCATTGGGTGCTGTAGCAATGCAAGCTTCCCCGTCCTGACCAATTCGTGCATCGTGAGTAAAGTTTTAACGACCGCCGCGTGTTCTTCTGGTTTGCCGCAGGTACATTCATTGTCGATCTTTACCGGAGATAATACACCTTGAATGAAACGGTAGCCATGACCATCCACATACCTGAACCTTTCTTCGTCTGCTAAAAGTTGATGATCAACGATGAGGTCATCATTCCTGTTTAACCAGATCCCTAAATAAGGAGGACTATGAAGGATAACTTTATCGTGCCCCGTCTCAGCGCGGACAAATAAAATATTGTCTGATTGTATCTCCGGCCAAACCAGCTCTACTTTATTGGCATGCTTATTCATTAGCGTTAGCGCGGATGGCGCAATAGATATTTTGACAGCGTCTTCCAATTTGCCTAACAAGCCGCGGTGCAGGGTACTTAAATCCAGCGCCATTCTTGTCCAGAGCCGGAACGGCATTGGTTCATAGACCACCGTATCTTTCCACTTGGGATTATAATCGAACAAGTCTTTTTTTCCAGTTTGGTAGAAAGGAATATTTAGCGCTCGTTTCCCAAAGACCATGTATTTATCAATTTCCTCCGCATTGGCACCAGGCTCTTCATCCAAAACGGAAAGCGGCGGTTTAGCCTTGCCGTCAAGGTCGCGAAATAACGCTGCCGGTATTTGAACATACGGGACATCCAACAGATGCATATAGCCCTGATCTTCCTTGGGTGAGGGGAATAAATGAGATTGGCTTTTACTGGTGATAAATTTACTTCTATCAATTTCCATGATATATTGTAGAAAAATATTGGGATCAGGTTGTATCGGCTGGTGGTCGAGCATCAGCCAGGCATCCTGTCTTTTTGCCCGGATAAAATAGTCTTCACCGGAAATGTCAAATAAGATATTACCATCGATCAGCTCCTGAAAATTGGGTATAACCAGAATCAAAACATAACCTGTGCCGTCAGTTATCGGTTGATACGTCACTTCGTCTTGTATGCGCATTGTATCACCAATCCAAAAAGATGGATTTTGTTGATATTGCTGGGTTGCGAACCAGCCGGCTATCGTGGCGTCATTGGTCAAGTCCAAAAAATGCGTGGCCATGCCATAATGTTGCAAAACTGCTTGGGTGAATTCATTGGTCCGGTTACGCTTGGTCAGTAATCGTTCGATAAGCGTACGCCAACCGTTTTCAACTTCTGGTACGATCTTTATACCAGGTCGCGCCTTGCCTGAACGCATAGCAGGATATAATTCGCTCTGTCCACGGAACAAGAGTTTGCTGGTTGGCGGCAGCCTTTTTCAAGGTCAGTGACGAGCTTCACCAAAGCTGCTTCGCTATCGACCCGTCCTAAGTTTTCCATTCGCTTTACTTGATTTTCTTGATTAAACGGATGTTCATTGCGATGTCCTGTGTGAATTTCGCCATAGGACGTTTATGAATATCTTTCGGCTCATCATAATTGCCAATGATCAGCCTCTTGATTAATGCCGGGTCGGGGAAGAGCTTAGCGAAATCCCGTGTAAGGTTATCGCGGTAGGCTTTATTATAAACTTTCTTCTTATGTAATAATTCCTCTACTACATCCTTCTGTGTTTTATAAATTTCCAGAATATCGAACATATTATCAAAAATGACCCGCTCTGCTTCGCTGCCTTGCAAATGATGAAACTCGATTTGAATATCCTCTTTGTTGCCGGTCCGCCAATAATCGATAATGCTGGCTGGTGTTACTTTAAACCGGTAAGAATCCAATAAGTCATTATCGGTATAAAGTTCAAACGAACAAGCTTTATCATTTTTTGATTTATTGCAATTTGCACAAACTGGATACAGATTATAAAAAGTCGTACTCAAAAAAGGATAATCAGATTTCGCGTGAAAGTGATCTAGTTCAAGTTTCGCGCTCCGCTTCTTAATATCCCCCTTATTGTATATACCATATTTTCGGCTGTACAGCTCTTTTGTGACGATCAAGGTTAGTTGACTATGGCAATAAATACAGGTTTTAATCTCCAGTTGTTGAAAAATGGCCGGAAATTCCTTTTTACGCATGTCTGAATACCCCATGGCTTTGACCACGGCATCCGCGAAGGCTCCTTTAACATCCTTTGCAGGTATGATCGCTTCAAAGACCGCTTTCCAAGCTGGTATGTCCTTCCAGTTTGCTTTTAATATCGGCAGGTAGTTCTGCTCTATAGCCGAGATATAATTTCTCCTTTGGGCGGTCGTTATGCGCGGGTAGCGTTTAGTCGCTAACCGTAATCGGGCAAGTCTGTCCAATGGAAGGTCAAAATCAGGATCTCGGCCAACAAATAAATGATCGTAAAAATCTGTGACGGTTTGCTGAAGAACCGCACTATCTTTTATTTTTCGCATCTTTCAGGTTGCTAAGTTTTTGCTCCAATGCTTCGATTTGCAAGTCGAGATCATTTGGATATTTCATTTGGTATAAGATATCTAACCGGTCTTTGATCAACGGTTCGCCGATGGCGTTGATCAGGTCTCTAGCTTTTCCTTCGTTCCATTCCGGCGTATCAGCCGCTGAACTGGTCAAAAATTCCGTCAATGCTTTAACTTGTTTTTTGATATACTCGCCCATAAAACCTTGTTCGAGGAAAAAGCTGTGGGCCAGCAGGTCATGGATATTGGCACCTAATGTTTCCGAAAACTCTAATTTCCGTTCAGCTGGGTTGAGGAACAAAATATTACTTCTGGGTATATCGGAAAGAATGAACGGGGAATGCGTAATAAACATAAAATTCAGTGCAGCAATATTCAGATCAATATAGCTCAGATAATTCAAGAGGTAGTCAATGAAGGCGCGCTGCATCTCCGGATGAAAGTAAAGCTCCACCTCATCAAAGATCACATTCACAAAACGATAACGAACTAATTGATGAAGATCGGTGACAGAGTTCAAATTGATGAGGTGATAAACGACCGAACTGACGGTATAAATTCGCTGCTTTTCACCCGAACTCAGGTCATGGAAAAACTCCCCATCGTTTAAAACAATATCGGTATCAATGAATGAAGGGGGGAGCAGTTCCAGAGTACGATGTTTTTCATTAGGATGGTCGATTTTGATGCGCTCGATGGCTATACTCAGATCTTCCAAGCTGATGGTCGGTTTTTCACCTGAAAAATCTATTAATGGCATGATCAGATCATTGTATTTAATAAAATTAACAGCCTGTTTGAACTTAAAAGTGATATGGCTTGGGTCCTTTTTTATCAAGGCTATCAGGCCCGGTATGTCAATAAGCTCCCGTTTATCCATATCAAAATAGGCTTGATAAGGTTTGTATCTACTGGCAATATTAACCACCTTACGCAATAGATAAGAGTGTATAAAGTTTAACCAATTTCTGGCTTTGCCAGGTATATGAATAGCTTGGTCAACGGAGATCCCAAATGCTTCGTTTATTTCGGGGATAACCGCTTCCCAACCCTTTTCGGCAGCATACAAATTGATCTCCCCGTCATCATCCTTGTAAAAGGTACCGAATTTCCTAGCGTTAATCGTAAATGTAAGTGCTTCTGCGCCCTGTCTTTCTGTAATCTGGCGCATGTTAGCCCGCGGTTCGTCACCTTCCTCCACTTGTGGCACTGGTTCCAGCAGGTTGGCCAGTAGCCTATTTTTCAGTAAGATATGTTCTTTATTGATATCAATATTACCTTTCTTCCGATAGGGATTGATCACGATAGGTGTTTGATAACCATCGTTTTTATGGAATAATTGGTCGATCCATTTCCCGATATGTATGGAATTAAGCGAATAATGGGCGTAATTTACCGCAACAGAATAGAAAAAATGTCCGAAATCAAAATTTTTGAAATTGATTTCCCGGGGGTACTGGTAGACTTGGTCTTCAAAAGTGTATTCAAAAAGCTGGATCATCTCATCGTTGAAGCTCAGACGGTATAAAAAATCAGTTTTAAAATAAAGATCAAGATAAAGACCAGCTACCGGCGTCAATACTTCCTCAAATTTGGGGTGCGCGCAGGCCAGGTTGTTTACCGCAGCATAAAGTAATTCGGTAAACGTGCTTTTTCCTGAACCATTTGGGCCTACTACAGCGGAGATATTAATATCAAATTTTTCGTTACTATAAAGGTTGATATCAAGACTGGAATGGTAAGCAATGTATTGCGCGCTTAAAAACTCATAGCACTCATAACAAAGATACCAACCCGGCAACAATACTTTCCGAAGTTTGGGGTCAATCTCATTTTGCACATATAACCCTAATAATTTGAAATCGGCTATAAAAGTACGGGATTTCGGTTCACTGGTTGTTGCCAGCGATTCAACAGTAGATTTTGTTACCGGCACATATTTAATTTTATCCCGTCGTTGCTGATAGGCTATGGCTACAATATTTTGAATGTTGGATTGGGGGATTGAATCCAATAAATTATTGTACTGAAATAAAGTGTCCGGTTGGGCGCTGATGATATTTGTAGCAAATAGATAGCCGAGCGTATGTTTATCCAGCGGGATAAATGCGTCCGGGTCGATCCAAAACAAAAATATGGTAAAAGCACTGATCTCGATGCCGTACCAGGTACGGGCCTGGTCAAAATATTTTTGCTGAAGGCCTTGCCGTCCTTCCTTTACTATCGTTTGAAATACTGTCCATATTTCCTTTTGCTCAGCAACCACCCGCGCAGAACTCATCCTGATCGTGAAGGGCGCCGGACAGCCATCAAAATCGATATCGTCATAGACCTTTTGCGAACCGAGCAGGCGTAATATATGGTTAATATTAGCTGTCCGGGAC encodes the following:
- the glgP gene encoding alpha-glucan family phosphorylase — its product is MDKTELLGYTPAAPYRTAVAYFAMEYAIDQSLKTYAGGLGFLAGSHLRSAYHLQQDFIAVGLLWKYGYYDQVRDTTNHMTGVFIEKHYSFLKDTGIMFTVTVHQAPVHVKAYLLPAETFKSAPLFLLSTDIPENDELSRSITYKLYDANEETRIAQNIVLGIGGAMLLDILGLTPDVYHMNEGHAVALNFYLYDKFRNLADVKKRVVFTTHTPEMAGNEAHSFALLDTMSFFYRLNQAQVRGLLQISGDQFNYTLSALKFARKANGVSQMHTQVASRMWDGNTGICPIIAITNAQNQDYWADAALGGAIQRNDVREFSKRKKELKRELFQIVADQCGKLFQEDVLTIVWARRFAGYKRPELLMLDWDRFVQLVSQIRYPVQVIWAGKPYPGDEGGIAQFNRLIDRTGAFVNCAVLTGYELQLSGVLKRGADVWLNTPRLYHEASGTSGMTAAMNGTINLTIPDGWVPEFARDQVNCFCIPTAPPELTETEKDQWENRALSEVLVQRVLPLYYDRPEDWFQMARTAFDHINPAFESDRLARQYYQELYGEQPHGTG
- a CDS encoding universal stress protein, which encodes MKKILLINDGSTAVGLAAKLALQVVKAMQAEILIVQTYGQAKAHPARVLAGASGLVEEGLQPETDRLSRLLQQLNDGFQPVISLEEFPVTDASTMADMALRTDCWMIIRGCGKMPPGYSPLDFQSLLNRLRCPLLMVPENWSGDWVRRITYMADLRYCRQNIMRYLSEWAIATQAGLSLAHFSKKGLVPIVESYGLRLFADIRRQLPGSALTFNNIQEPDIHRALDVLINGLHNDLLVLINHRVHFKEIIGERLTSQLPAGISIPILLFPL
- the mgtA gene encoding magnesium-translocating P-type ATPase, whose protein sequence is MQTKADASFPFWNVDIQAALNRLGAHAGGLSSREAAGRLRTFGPNTIKSKTSRQLILLLLSQFKSPVTILLIIAALLAAGLGDTADAIIILGIVLLSGFLGFWQEKGAAQAIRSLLRIVQLNCIVVRDGQPVSIPVTAVVPGDVVQLSAGDLIPGDSLLLLASALFVDEAAFTGETFPVEKSCGVVPADIPLSKRTNALFMGSHVVSGTARALVITTGTATEFGKLSASLESAIPETDFERGIRKFGYLLMEITLLLVIIIFALNVWLHKPVLDSFLFSLALAVGLTPQLLPAIISVNLATGARKMARKQVVVKRLSAIENFGSMNVLCTDKTGTITAGNVVLNDALDCDGQPSSRVLRDAWLNAALQQGFHNPIDKAICQAYSGDATHPPATAEIPYDFYRKKLSIQVEEAGQSRMITKGAFNAILDSCSSWESNGGTLPLTQETKHGLLQRYKELSQSGYRTLGLASTPIPDHHKITREDESAMTFLGFITLFDPLKPDSAATLSQLQQTGVHLKIITGDNALIARHIAQLLQIPDPRILTGADMRQMSQAALLHAAPRTDIFAEVEPNQKERIILLLKKAGYVVGFMGDGINDAPALHAADVGISVNTAVDVAKEAADIVLLERGLQVLLDGIEEGRKTFANTMKYVFMTTSANFGNMFSMAGASLFLPFLPLLPKQVLLTNLLTDFPEMAIASDRVDSAQLASPQHWDMAFIRRFMLTFGLLSSVFDYLTFGCLLLFFNANEAVFQTGWFTESVISAVLIVLVVRTRKTFFRSLPGNALLAASSVIVLVVCLIPFSPLARWFGFTPLPVRLYGWVTLLVVAYMFFAELLKYWFYRKLLARASKKKSLFF
- a CDS encoding nucleotidyl transferase AbiEii/AbiGii toxin family protein, whose translation is MIKEWIEEYKPTNQQDANDALREVMQEIALAGLSRAGFFEKAAFYGGTALRIFYGLDRFSEDLDFSLLAADPQFSLGKYQDAIISEFSSLGMQVAIREKQKTNLTNIDSAFLKSETIWKELVLENIIPQSGLNQVANITIKIEVDREPPLGFDTEEKLLLRPASFYVKCLTLPNLFAGKMHALLFRKWGKNVKGRDWYDMEWYIRKGIPLNLSHFVIRAKDSGDWDKDEITEAEFRELLKQKIDAVKMDYVINDIRRFIKDPKVLDIWSPQYFHDLVSKLKVLS
- a CDS encoding type IV toxin-antitoxin system AbiEi family antitoxin domain-containing protein; translated protein: MDVNQNIREYSSQPLTHQLMMSFLKDYKRPNDKIKSLRAEGVLESIKKGLYIAGPNIKGRKPESGLLANHIYGPSYVSLETALSYYGLIPERVYETASMTTKSSKEFNTPAGIFTYTHLPLPYYAFGLSMIKLSKDQHAIFASPEKALCDKVVSTSGILLRSITQVTAYLLEDLRIEESSLKNFDIKKMESWVSDAPKSDSLNMLIKMIKNL
- a CDS encoding FRG domain-containing protein, whose amino-acid sequence is MRSGKARPGIKIVPEVENGWRTLIERLLTKRNRTNEFTQAVLQHYGMATHFLDLTNDATIAGWFATQQYQQNPSFWIGDTMRIQDEVTYQPITDGTGYVLILVIPNFQELIDGNILFDISGEDYFIRAKRQDAWLMLDHQPIQPDPNIFLQYIMEIDRSKFITSKSQSHLFPSPKEDQGYMHLLDVPYVQIPAALFRDLDGKAKPPLSVLDEEPGANAEEIDKYMVFGKRALNIPFYQTGKKDLFDYNPKWKDTVVYEPMPFRLWTRMALDLSTLHRGLLGKLEDAVKISIAPSALTLMNKHANKVELVWPEIQSDNILFVRAETGHDKVILHSPPYLGIWLNRNDDLIVDHQLLADEERFRYVDGHGYRFIQGVLSPVKIDNECTCGKPEEHAAVVKTLLTMHELVRTGKLALLQHPMMIKDWYILI